DNA from Aphis gossypii isolate Hap1 chromosome 3, ASM2018417v2, whole genome shotgun sequence:
tgtatttatcttatatagttactaaaaatataaatagtaaatatgattaaataaatacagtcaACTTGTGATACAACGAATTTCAGGGGAACAAGCAAAAACTTCGGCACATCGAAAGTTCGTTACACCAAACTTTGTTATATCAAAAGcataaatcaacaaaaatcgtttaaacaagatttaaaagaaaatttagatttttataattacatacatacatattaaatattattacatattttattagatacatacacacatactttacttattatttaataattaattgaaatttatttttatattattacgcatacgtgcatatttttttattttttaaatcagttatttatttatttttttttatagccatttgcaatttatatttaacagacGTGTATCTTAAAAACGACaatatgaacattattttatcgcATAATAATAGCCAAATAAACTAGTAAAATGTGTAGTATCACTAGTATCAGTCTctccaaaattataaaaattcattacatTACGAGCATTTTGGCCTAAAAACTCCGTTATATAGAgaggaaaaaaatacatttaatttttcattacatcACGAGATTTTCAAGGGAACGACAGTTTTATTTGTTAGATATACCGAGATTTTCGTTATCTCGAACTTCGTTATAccgtaaatttaatatatacctatcatattttttttcagatgtAAAGCTTTACAAACGCCGGCAAAcacgttaattattaatttagctaTTAgcgattttattatgttagcGAAAGCCTCAATTTTCATCTACAACAGTTATTACCTGGGTCCTGCGTTAGgaaaattaggtaggtatgacATCtggagtattatattattatagattttacaaCGGATAGgtactaacaatattttattttaatatcaatttaggATGTCAGATATGCGGATTTCTCGGTGGCTTGACCGGAACTGTGTCCATTATGACGTTGGCAGCTATATCTTTGGAtcgttattatgttatagtgCGTCCTCTAAAAGTGGCTGTGAAAACCACTAAACAAAGGGCCAAGATATGGATAGGACTTATATGGATTTGTGGATTTTCTTTCTCCATTGTGCCAGTGCTGGATCTAGGATACAGTCGATACGTGTCGGAAGGATACCTGACGAGTTGCAGCTTCGACTACCTATCAAATGATGACAAAGACAAACAATTTATCCTAGTATTCTTTATGGTGGCGTGGTGCATACCGTTCACAATAATACTGTActgttacataaaaatactgaTGGCGGTGTGGATGACCACAGAAATAGTTACCAGCAGGGTCGGTCAACAAGAGGAGAAAAGGAAAACGGATATACGACTGGGGTACATGGTGATTGGAGCCCTCATGTTGTGGTTGGTGTCATGGACACCATACGCCGTGGTAGCCTTAATGGGTGTATTTAACCTAAAGGAGTATATCTCACCGCTGGGCTCCATGATTCCGGCGCTGTTTTGCAAAGCGGCTAGTTGTATGGACCCGTGGTTTTACGCCATCACTCATCCAAGATTCAAAAAGGAAATGATGAAGCTATTGACAGAAAGCAAGACTAAAAAGTTGGTCCGAAATTATGGCATGAAAAAGGGATGGATTGGATcgcatttaaatgaaaatagaaGTATTGCCTTCGAGAACCATTTTAAAACCGAATAcaatgaagtaaaaaaaaacatatttgctCTCGAATCTGATGACAACAACTTGCAATGTAGTGAGTCCACTTTCAATCACAAGACTGAATCATTCAATGAGTCGGAGACCAAGTTCCCTGAAAGTGTCAACCAAGagggtttaaattatatactttccaactaatacaaaatacaataacaattgtACAGGTTCGTGTACTCACAAGTCataatgcataaataaaacattgggGACTTAATATTGGAAATTCTAGTAACAAGTATAAGaagaaaaacgaaaataataatacctaagtaaaaagtatgaaactaaaacaaaaggtcaggtcaataaaatatcacgcacataattatttacattttataatagcgAAAGATATCTGACGAATTATGACTGAAGTcgtataattaggtacctacctactcattttaatacctactttaatcgtgtttttaaaaattaaatatttaaattatatataataatacatattttatttagaagatacataatataaacatataattagatagtatacatttaaataatattgatatctgAAGTATTATCAAGtagttagtaatattttaattctcttTACACAatctttaaattctttatggcttttcatcaaaatatatacattttttttatttcagcacatatattacttttattaatatttattatttattttattatttacctgtttgtatgtatattatatatatatatgtattatgtatacttattaataattaataatgtttaatgaattttaatctaattattgtatacctatacacataatattttcacctATGTATtccacttttttaatattttatccattgtaaatgatatttgttttaaacttcATGATTATTGTAGTTTCactgttttgaataattattcactCTTATATCATTGTAGTTAGAATAAATCGTCCTTGGTTCCAAATGTCCTGACCCCTGGATCTCCCCAGTTACGGCCTTGGATAGTACACACTACACTGTATTAAATCGTTATGTAGGtattctataatctatattacatggaaaacaaaaatatagataagaaAATTGGTCATGAGAACGAAAGCGATTCTACGATTATAACatgtacctactttatttgtcgatttattaatttttaccatgCATCTAACAGAATGATATCagaatatattaagtacctacaaaaACCTGTcaactaataaaaactaaacaaaattgtgatttaaatTCTTCAACGTGTCTATTAAATAGCAATAggatttttatcaaaacctgtttctatttaaacaaattttattataggtacaataaggGTATTAAATACGTtagttataggtaattaactttttataatattatctaggtaTATCATTTactattctaatatttaaaactagatTTCATCAAGGCGGGTATGAACATGATGTGATTTtagtgtataggtattaaaacatttattataataataacttgcaTAAAATTACGATATATCCAATTACGAGGTTCAAGCGGTGTTGTGACCTGACTTCAATAgtatgtaaaacaattttaatatttttacaatacgtattaaaataaatgtatataaaaatttttttaaaaaaagaatgcatacctacataatattacataaatacaattcaataaagtatggaaaaaattagtatttgaaCGAGTTCGTTATCGTTTTACTAGAGTAAACAGGCCCGTATTACCGCTTAGGCTGTACAAACTAAAGCCTAGGGCGGAAAATTTTAACGGTTGAGACGAAATAGCAAATTTTACCTATGCATTAagtggtaaatttattttagcctATGGGCGGCAAACACTTTAATCCGGCACTGAGTGTAAGCATGTAAATGGTATGTAATACTTTCGtcgttttatcattattttaaaattaagaaatacgTGATATGTGAAAACCGATGCTGCTATTGAGAGTTAGGTACACTGTATATAACCAAATATGAAAGAATTATCACTAATATCGATCGATAAGCGACAAATTGACACGTCTTATTGAGATATACAGTATACCTCTATGGccctatataaacatttggcaTATAGTGGTCATAAATGTTTTAGCCAACAAAGTGAATAGACCAAGACGAAAatctaagtatatatttttaaagcattATTGTAATCTACTTTATAGTAGACACTAGACATCACTTaacaaacacattttataatttgttgagCTTATTATAGCAGTTAGAACTTCACTCGAGtcccaacataatatatttaaatgttgtgtCATAATTTAACACTTAAACAGAATTTTAAGTCGCACTATTTTAAGtaacacttaaaaatgtattatgtaaaatgtgtcttagtaaaataaactattttttgtttattgttatatttatattttatacatacacaattTACTTActtctttcaaattttatatctatacaaaatctatttgtttatttatttgtcgACTATTTGTATTACaccagtttataataattaaattatatattataataaattgaataatattagtaaatattatttaatttaaaaaatatacatgaacAGACATAATAGAAGTGAACTGACTATTGTACTTAATTgctatgtttaataaataaaagtttttataaaatccaaacataaatattttccacaagaactcaatatttttatccaatataaaaagtatattatatgttattattgactatattaaagtacattttaaaatttgattttattaaatatcaacaatacattattaatcgGTATTATCTACCCTGTAACATTTTTCagtaagattttttattttaaataggtagtaatggatataagtaaataagatCAGGATaaagttttatacaaaatacaaagcAATAAGAttcagatttttaatttattaaatttgttttactttagTTACATACAatgattgaattaaaaaagaatagtatgttaactaacaatttttaaatcactaacAGAAGTAAtttgtacaattaatatttcattagtcttataatatttcaaaaatatttttataattaaacattaatgtaAAGCACAATTGGACAGTGATCACTACCAAGTACTTCACTTCTTATATCACTATCGCATACATTATCCATGAgtctttttgataatataaaataatccagtctcctaaaaaaaaaaaaataataatatttacttaatcaCATTGTATATTCAAGTAACTACTTAACCAACCAAAGGTAGGTTGCATAAACGTTCAATAATGACTTACAGAGCCATTACTATGTTAACTGGGTGTTGCTTAAACACCTGAAAGTATTACCGGCtctataaatgtgttttaattaatcCAGTAACCAtagttaacattaatttacaattttttttacgcaACACACATATTAAACTTCATAGagctatacaaattatacagaaTGAATAAGTTATGAGGCTAGTAACAAAATTACAGACTAGTCTTTATGCAACCCAccctaatactaataaaaataagcagTAATGTAGccaattttttgttgtttttatagtgAGAGAGAGGGGGCAAACACTTTTTTCTCTAATTTTGTAAAGgtagaatacataatatatatcatcaattattttatgagttcattatacattaactatttactatatattgaatatttcttATGACTGTACAattgcaacgtgctctgatacttatattaaatataatatataaattaccataGCCAACAATAACTTAAACATGGGGGCATAACGGACATCCTTATAGTTATGTTAGGGGTGAGCAGCCAAGCAAGCAATGATCGAGTATAATAAACTAGGACCGAACCTAAAAACAAAAggtaaaaacaatcaaaagcATCATCGCCCGTGTGCTTCCTATCCACTaggagataataatatatcaatatatgatTGCTATCCGGTGGCATATTATGAATACGTGGTAGAATATATTAAGTGCGAAATCACTCAcccggtagaatattatagtcatataattgacgcacaatcatttattttaacttaatatttaactattactatttgatatttataaatatctattacaaataatttatcatagatttactttaaattaggtaaataaatatattagtgatATAACTCATGAAGAATTTCTGTGAATTATactttgattaataaaaaataaaaatttggggGAAGGGATGTAACCTTGGTGACTTCTCCCCTAGTTAGGTTATAGTTAGCActgaaaataagtaattaatatttagatactaaatacagatttttacaaaacattacTATTCTATTACTCACAAAATgccaattttcaaaacaatttcaagggataataaaaataattttatatcactcATTTTCTTAcaagaattgaaaaataaataaatttaaaattgtcagTTATCTATCTATACGCAATAGTATTATGCCATTAAAACAGGTTATTTGTTATCTTGTTACTAGTACTTATTtaagttactttttaaaacattttaacaaacaCATTAACCACTtaattgtcaaaaataatcataacatggtacatataaaaacaatttattttataaattgtattacttacCATCCAACATTTTTAGCTCTTgcattatgaaaatatgtcCAAAAAGTGTAGGCTCCAGTTTTCTCCGGGTATAATGTTCTAAATGTATCAATGAATCCTTGTTCAAGAAGTAATGACATATTGTCTCTTTCTTCTTTAGTGAAACCTGcactttttgtatttgtttttgggtttgcaatatctaaaaaaaaaaaaaaaatatattattttgtatttgggCACTCAGAGCCTAGAGattagttgaaaataaaacaaaaattaataaaataccaatttcTTCATGAGCAACATTCAAATCTCCAGTTAACACAACTGGTTTCTTAGTATCTAAcagtttcaagtatttacgaaATTCCTCATCCCATTTCATTCTTTTTGGTAAAGTTTTTAACCCAGCACCAGCATTTggaatatctaaaatatttgaaattttagtaactaaaattattgaaaaattaaaggaTTTAGAGTATTACAAGTAGAAACCAGgaaaaattgttcatattcTGCTTCAATAACACGGCCTTCATTATCATCCAACTCTTTTATTTCTTTTCCCATTCTCACACTAATAGGCTTTTTCTTAGAATATAAAGCTACTCCTGAGTAACCAGCCTTGTCacctataaatagttattatgtaCTTCAGTTTTAtcgtcaattattttaaaagttagttAAAAAGCATTGAAATATTAACtgtttaaaaccatttaactatgttaacttaaaaaaattaacacataattaagcaattggttaaataaatataaagtaaaataacagTTATCAAATACTCAActagatacattttaagttctaacctgaattgatataaattgtatatccaGGTAATTTTGCCTCATCTGGTATTTGTTTTTCAGTGCATTTAATTTcttgtaaacaaattatatctgGATTCTCTTTTTTAAGATACTGTACAACATCtttctaaaatgtaataataaaatatataaatacaaacattaaaatataacaatggctaaattatcttaatataattaatcaccTTAAGCCACGCTCTAAGGCCAGCAACATTCCatgaaacaattttcagatTCCAAGTAAGGTCtttagcattttttttctcacaatcaaaatttatttcgtTCAAATCTACTTGTCCCGACTTGGgctttttagattctgaatcaTTTTCATCATTGTTTCGAGCtcttttttttgagttatctGCTGTTGTTGTAATATAGTcagccatttttttttgttttgttttgccactcattgtatttaatataatttttttaatctgaaaatacaaagaatattttactattttttcaacataaataattatcgtaaataaaacttttgaaataagtttacaaatataataaaatatattaacaaagacaactgttgtatttataaagaattataaaatcaattcttTTTTAGTCATATTATAAGATCTTTaaagttatgtattataatactcacaAGTatcattgatatattttttttataaaatataaagttaaattgatcactattttttcaaaaatgttactaagtatttaaaaattgttacatGGTACACACATGATCCTTCTCACTTGAAtctttaactaaaaattacaccaactatttttaattataatattaagcgcgtaaattatacatttcaaaagataggtataatttatataaaattatataagatatagaTAAATAGTAACAATCATGACTATGTTTATTAGTTATGAGTATTAAGACTTGAGCTAAGACAGTGGTATTGGTAAGCAACTTGTTTGAAGATGAATATCATGTaaagtatcaaaaaaaaaattcagatgtggtaaattttatataatttatttaaaataactgtatattttaataaagcgtaatttattttatctttgatACATCAAAATTGATACAGAgagaaatttttgaaaaattacaaggtataatttatgtatcaaccaagtgtttataaaattaaaattatgttaaaaataggtagtaaaaaaaaagttatgttgttaaattattttcaacaaattgattctaaaatagaattaaaactgaatctatattatattttataggtacttcatTCTCATTACgttaagtatataacattCTAATATTCTTACTGACTTATGATTTATTCAAttgccataatataataaaattaattgatcaatattatcactttatatacagtttaaaagcataaataaataaaaataatttataaacctaggtacttaaaaacCAATCAAGTGACAAGTATAGTATCaattgttacaaaaaaaattgtataaaataacatgcatataatatatttataatatgcatataaatgcatattatgaatatgtCAACATactcaaaaatgtataggtacctagtaacTTTTAATGTAAcacattacaaaaattatagacTAACATTTTTGATGGTTCAAAGGTTTTATCAACTTGTGTAagcattgttttaaaacataaatttaaatttataaaatggtttttttttaattttaaagatgaacataatatcaaataataattaaacacaaaaccaatatataacatcttcaaaaatatatgctcaataatttatgaaatacttagataattttacacaatatattccttgaaaatgttttgtggATTGTGGATGTTGTAATGAGTCTgggatagaaaaaatattgctttAATAATGTGACATCTTCTTATATTTACTTCCAAAATtcattttaggtacctacctattacgATTGAGTGGATATTAGACGAAAGCATGAAAcactgaaattttaattttaaacagaaaatataggtatacagtttatacaattataggtactatatggTAACTTGTtgctgtttttaaataatgtaaaatgtaaataatgctTACTGCTTACATTGCTACGTGCTAAATGATTcggaacaaataataattgcaataaactacaaaattgtaattttgtgaCTCATGCAGTTAGACACAACTCGTATTAgtgtattacctatacttaCAGTTACGATAACTCGAAATTTTACTCGAGTAGTCGAGTTTGGGTTACTTCAGCTACTTGAgagttgttgaaaaataatagataacgaTTAACAATCGATTAAGTATTGTATCAAACAATCCAATTTGAAATTTCCGATTtggtaaattttgtttatatttgtgttttaaaattgtataatattaaatattatgtttgattctGATAATAATTCTTCTAGTTACTACCAATTATTACCGTAGGAGATaggaataaattcaaaattcgtTGCTGTATCCTAACTCCGGCGCCTGGCACTGCGGGCAGCTCGATCTCGTTGTTGATGGAGTAGCCAAGAGTTTAGAATTACCTTATTTTGATAAGTATTTATCGTTATCAGTACacaccataaaatatatgctatacatattatacaacactCTCCTGTAATAATAGCCtacttaacattaatatatacctgTCCTATTATACAGGccttatttattacttatttctcTTAGTTACCTCTTATGCATACCGTGGAAAAATTCAAAAGACTTTCTATGGCTTTTGTAATTCGTAAATAGTTGATATTGTTGATAAGGTAAACATAATTCAttactataactattaactattggTAAAAGGTAaatgcaaattaaaatttgtacctgatatttttttttgaagtatcagcattttaattattatttttttggtaattagGATTTCATAGTACCAACTAACATATCAACAATACATGTATATGGCCTAGTAGCCTACccctacaataaatttattataatatactctcgATGTTGTAGAATTGAGATTGTTCACCTTTTGTAGTCAGTAATGATTTGGATAGTTGACTGATGGCTGATCGAGCAAGTGTCGATTCCGGTGAATCAATCAGCACCAGTGATGATTACGAAATTATTCCATCAAATACAATGAATGTAAAACCATTATCtcatctattaaaaattgattcaatatacaagtatttatatgttttttttagaaacgtGATGTTAAACCTGAGTTGAATATTGGCGGTGACGGTGATTTGGAACACATGCAGAAATGTCTTGGTGAGTTATTGGATGAAGAGAATGAATGTCAATCTATAAACACAGTCATGTCtgataaagatattaaaagtaatatatcatttacaaaaatatcagATCCTGTTACTGATGATCTAGGTAAATATGTTTGAAATCATGTTTGTACATATGTTTAAaaggaatttatattttacattacgtaaaatatttgagaatttacatttaaaaatataatacattttgatcacagtttataaatattaaggcATTATGcctgtattatgtaaataataatttaggtcAAATTGAAAAAGGTACAATGTTTGATGGAATTTCATATCTGGGTTCAGCTAGTATAACATATCCTAAagaaaaaactgaaatattaaGGATTATGGCTATATTAAATGGAGAACATGTTGCTGATCAAGATATGAAAATATCAGTGTCCATTCCAATTTCATCTGATGGAGCTGTTATGTATGtagcttaaatataataataatagtatatattataagtaatattagtattcagaaaaaagtataaatataaattcattaatttgtatattttgtaaatacatatttaaagcaataaaaattaatttgttgtatagtttatttgaCGGAACAAGCAATACAATAATAGCCCGTTATGAGATTGAaagaattatgttttatgctAATGGTGTTAATGGAACAAAAGAAGCATCGTGTTTTGCATTCAGCTGGGCACATGGCGACACTAAAGAAAATGCACTGTTTCAATGTCATGTTTTTCGCTGCTCAATTCCAGAAGCTGTAAgtcatatatgtatttatttttaactgatgaaaataatgattaattatgacattaatgttcaaaattatagaacataatgatacattttaaggttataaaaccaatttttttaaattacttttatttttaacaactttCATTAGTGCTTCAcacattaacattaaattaaatttaatgtatttttattttatatgaaacttGAATgttgtaaatacaatatacatttatctgGTATAACAgttgtttaaacaatttattttgttatcataaGGCTTATATTATGTGACAGGTGAACCGTGTATCCAACTGTTTTGTGAAGGCCTTTCAAAAAGAATCGAAATTTACTTCAAGTTCTACATCATCAGAGTTAAGTTCTAATGTAACTTTAGATATGCAAAGTAAAAACAGTTCAActgagatttttatttttgaagtaaGTTTGGAGATCAAAGAAGATGATGGAAaggtaaaatacttataatagttGCTAAAAAGAAAAGTATTGTGAACAATGGTTAAtctgttattgttatacatataaatgtatgtatgtatacaggGAGGATTTATATCAGTACCTAGAGATAAAAATTTCCTTAAACTTCGAGCAAATGTGGAAAAACAAGTTTGTTTAACTATTAGTCAAGTTGTATCCAGAACTCagcaaaaaatattgcatttggAACGATGTTTTGGAGTACTTGTATGTCCTGGTCGCAATGTAAAGCAAAGTGATATGCAACTTTTAGATAtggtaaattgttttatttaatgtttttttagaatattgttacttataaattataattaaccaaACATTAGGTATCCATGGGAACTGATTTATCAGACTCTGACGGATGTAATACCATTTATTTGATTACTGGTCACTGGGATCCTTCGGACAAGGTGTTTGAACCCTTAAATAGTGAAACTCAATGTTCCTATATTACTGTAGCAGTAGATTTAGTTATGCGAAATATTAAAGAACCCGTTAGATTATCCATAGAAACTCCTATCAAAGTATATGCTGCCAATGAAAGATTTTGGGTATTTGGGCGGAGACAAGTTACTCATCAGTTTTACTTGAATTTACAAcaagtatgttattttaaattcatttgtaatggttttaaactactattttaatttttagattaattcaGGAAATTCTGATGTtgattataaacttttaaatattgattgttcTGGTGAAATGGATAAAAGTCGTTTGAATatgacattaaataatttgactaatttcattaaaactcAGAGCATTAACTCAATTGAACTATCTTCTCCTAAAGATGAAGATTTGTCTGGTAATTTGACAA
Protein-coding regions in this window:
- the LOC114127106 gene encoding opsin, ultraviolet-sensitive-like; protein product: MIDFKTKYPVNLWKDHGIYTDDYIKLINSHWLKFVPPHPMSHYILGLLYTVIMVFGCTGNSLVIFMYFKCKALQTPANTLIINLAISDFIMLAKASIFIYNSYYLGPALGKLGCQICGFLGGLTGTVSIMTLAAISLDRYYVIVRPLKVAVKTTKQRAKIWIGLIWICGFSFSIVPVLDLGYSRYVSEGYLTSCSFDYLSNDDKDKQFILVFFMVAWCIPFTIILYCYIKILMAVWMTTEIVTSRVGQQEEKRKTDIRLGYMVIGALMLWLVSWTPYAVVALMGVFNLKEYISPLGSMIPALFCKAASCMDPWFYAITHPRFKKEMMKLLTESKTKKLVRNYGMKKGWIGSHLNENRSIAFENHFKTEYNEVKKNIFALESDDNNLQCSESTFNHKTESFNESETKFPESVNQEGLNYILSN
- the LOC114127103 gene encoding DNA-(apurinic or apyrimidinic site) endonuclease translates to MSGKTKQKKMADYITTTADNSKKRARNNDENDSESKKPKSGQVDLNEINFDCEKKNAKDLTWNLKIVSWNVAGLRAWLKKDVVQYLKKENPDIICLQEIKCTEKQIPDEAKLPGYTIYINSGDKAGYSGVALYSKKKPISVRMGKEIKELDDNEGRVIEAEYEQFFLVSTYIPNAGAGLKTLPKRMKWDEEFRKYLKLLDTKKPVVLTGDLNVAHEEIDIANPKTNTKSAGFTKEERDNMSLLLEQGFIDTFRTLYPEKTGAYTFWTYFHNARAKNVGWRLDYFILSKRLMDNVCDSDIRSEVLGSDHCPIVLYINV